The Oncorhynchus mykiss isolate Arlee chromosome 17, USDA_OmykA_1.1, whole genome shotgun sequence genomic interval gttttggtaaaaagctgagggatgaggctggagaaatataaccactctcaaattcataaacaGAGATATGGATTcaaggactgatcatccatgatatcaacatcaTAGTTGTAACAATGTTTttaggctatatagtgtttgtttacatttactttgttcacaaacattggagtaaaacaagcttacagtatattttgggttctgaactaagctcatgaggcatttataagttataaacttcaagaatcaatggttatatataaataatttataagtccaaaaaatgaatgtagcaactgctgattgcccctttaaagtcAGAGTTCACATAGCCCACTCACATGGACCATGATGGTGTTCCAGGCTGTTGATATGGGGTCTGAAGCCGTTGGTCCCATATAGGACATCCGTAAAGAGTCCTTACTGGCTCCACGAATCATAACCTCCACCTGAAACACAGGAAGTCGCCCAATCATTTACCCCAGTGCTTGACTGTTAATCCCACCAAGAAAACTTTACAGTATTTTTGTAGCAGTTCAGACAGTAAGGCTGTGTGTGAATCATCTGTGCTTTGTACAGTTTCTTTGTTGCAGTTTAGATAGTGAAAGTGAATAGATCATATGTGCATTGTACAGTATCTTTGTTGCAGTTTAGACTGTGAGGATAGGGTCAATGTGGATTGTCTGTGCTTCGTACAGTTTTTATTTTGCAGTTTAGACAGTGAGGGTGTGAGTGGATCGTATGTGCTTTGTATGGCATCTTCTTTACAGTTTAAACAGTGAGGGTGAGTGGATAATCTGCTTACCAGATCTTTGTACACCAAGATGAAAATAACCCCAGTAACCTCAGCTGTAAACATCATGGACACGATGAAGAAATACTGTCAGATCAAGGAGAGGGTTAGAATCAACCACAACATAGTTCCAAAGGTGAGCAGGGTAAGAACTGTACACTCTCTATACCTGTGCATTCCCACTTCCTGGTCTCCTGTGACCCAACATATAGTTCCATCTAGTGTACAAATTAAAGTGACGCTACAGATGTTTTGTATAATTTCacccagtagttttgaaagtagagCTCACGAGCCAAAACAGGTGTCTGAAAAGTGTGCACAATTTTgtaaatcattttttttaaatcatcattttttaaatcatgCAATTCTTATGCTATGTTAGCAATTCCAATTCGtacgatatgttacgaattcgtAAATGCTTAAGATCCCGTTCAATCTCTTTAAGTGGAATACACAAAGACTATAGAGCAACCATCAAATTTCTCTGTGGAACTTGCCTAGCACATCTGATTCAACTAATAATCAAGCCCTTGATTGACTACTTAAATCCGTTCAGAAGGACACAACATcttggaacgttcagatagaaatatgttatgtagaacaaacatgcctctccaACATGTGGAAAAATAAATCATGTCGGCTATACTCATGGCTTCACTATCTGCAATGTTCGACAACATTTGGCAACTGAACGTGGCCCAGGTGTTctagttcagggctacaacaaaattgtgaaacatctgggggtccccgaggagaggtttgagaaacaAGGGTAtagactacacaacacaacaaccaAATAAGTAGGCCAAAATGGCTCCTTCTAACAGACTCTCAACCATTACCAAGACTTTATGAAGACTACACTCCACAAAAGTGACCCACCTTTCTTCTAGACTGAGCCCCAAATGGTAGTCCCCCCCATGTTATACTGTCGATGAGGTTTATATCTTGTAAAACGACAGGGGGAATTTGCTCATTTGAATTTCatgtttgttttattatttaaaagtGAAACATGAATTGCCTCCATCAAGTCACGAGTGTGTCCAGAAGTTAGAGTTTATTGACCCCCTTGTCACCCTCTGGAAGTCACCCTTGGAGTTTTGACAACAACACGCGTCAACAGAGGGCCCTCAGAGCGAATTGGTCGGGGCGAGGGGGTGGTTTGGGATTCACGGTCTCTTACCAGCAAGATGAGGCAGCGGTTCTCGCTCCAGGCCCCATAGCAGCCAATGAACCCCAGCAGAGACAGGATGGCCCccaggcacatacacacatagcTGATGGTCACCAGCTGTGCCGAGAAAGAGCCCATCACCTGGACAAAGGTGGCCGCCCCGTACCTAATCCACACGCCTAGGCCAAACAGCACAAGGCCACTCACCTGGATGGGGGAAGAGATGGACCATAGAGTTAGAATGACTAGATTGTAGAACCTTCTGATTTAAGACAGTGTCCCGTGGGGGAACTGGTCAGGCGACCATATTGGGGTAGAGAATGAGATGCACATCCATGAGATTGAGGGTAGCCTggttgttagagcgttggactagtaaccgaaaggttgcaagttcaaatccctgagctgacaaggtacaaatctgctgttctgcccctgaacaggcagttagcctaggaacaatgggttgtctttgaaaataataatttgttcttaacaaaGGTAAAAATGTAAAGGGTATTGATAGAGTGTATTGACATTGGACATACTGATTGGGTGAAAGAACATGAGATTGATCATATTGATGCATCATTATCGTGTTTTCCCCAACAATTACTGTAGACACGGGCTAAGAGTTGATCAAACTAGATTCTGAAATGAATGCAGGGCCTCAACTAAACTATATTGAATTTAAAACGTTGGACTATCCTGAGCATACCATCTGTAACACATAGGGCCAGTTTCCTAGAACCGATTAAGCATAGTCTTGGACTAAAAAGCTATTTGAATTGAATTTATTTTGGgtaacagacatatacaacaAAGTGTACAATATGgacccagaggatatcacttgAAAGTGTTAATTAAAACGCTTATTTACAAAGTGGTCCTCAATGGTAAAAACAATAAAACATAATGATTAAAAGGCAAGGCAAAATTACAAACAACCATAAATACATTAATTTATATTGACATCCTAAAAAGCAGCACCATGGAGATTCAAAGGAGATTCTCTGATTCCCTGTGGTCTGATGATTCTATCGAACTGTCACTCCAACCTACATGTTGTTGTGAATGTAATCGTTCTGCAGTGTGGGTTTGATTGAGGTCCAGCCTAATAGCCTCTTTTGCTATAATCTACAGATAACCCCCCCAaaaagcacacaaaaaacgatgcACTTACAAATATGATGC includes:
- the LOC110519576 gene encoding tetraspanin-16-like isoform X2 — its product is MSRLHHLYGLLRYLMMLLSGIIFVSGLVLFGLGVWIRYGAATFVQVMGSFSAQLVTISYVCMCLGAILSLLGFIGCYGAWSENRCLILLYFFIVSMMFTAEVTGVIFILVYKDLVEVMIRGASKDSLRMSYMGPTASDPISTAWNTIMVHYKCCGFDNSTEDFKNSVFSANTGLLYPKTCCVDLTSTACDGLDTTQGLIHPKSCITKLINVIRDQSVIFGSTASGICVMELASMMVSVVLFVRLGNTYY